In Saccharomycodes ludwigii strain NBRC 1722 chromosome III, whole genome shotgun sequence, one DNA window encodes the following:
- a CDS encoding uncharacterized protein (similar to Saccharomyces cerevisiae YJL147C | MRX5 | Mitochondrial oRganization of gene eXpression (MIOREX)), with the protein MTNTITNPVNFIATDIMLNMVKKRSFSILTRMLSKNEDNARNLTVGINTKQKIDNSSLQSTIKYITNNKSPTSLLLRDVARGTAGTTTNISSANSYIENRDTMKSPQHVDRLVSVLNAALPNVNKLKATKYDRHYNMLINQLKKIVDESINTNANNNTTILNGTTEHLSPSMKSVLLNKDSTSEELYTHFVSYCLLNREENMSLLTIRKFLSHANFSKFNQCLSELDMLFSISGTNPAFRPIKVETKLYLSYKLSKSKNSGTTAVCPLFDASLFEHYNQLSKFSKNLLWILCYKQEGLDILINNYLVTRLKTISLNNDGIVNNKAQIELLVGIFQIFPTKSSIIYNKIMGNTYLQNIYQNELNDQQIMFINILNALNKSGSSNIMVKQSNLWKIVKLSYKHKLASLYEPSYVVRYKFLSSLEKLLSDMDINNNNENDTKVLREILDSIRAKEKDVKSQMVLNFI; encoded by the coding sequence ATGACCAACACTATTACCAATCCTGTTAATTTCATCGCAACCGATATTATGCTTAATATggtgaaaaaaagatcGTTTTCTATTCTCACTAGAATGCTATCTAAGAATGAGGATAATGCTAGAAATCTTACTGTTGGTATAAAtaccaaacaaaaaatagataaCTCTTCACTACAATCTAccattaaatatattaccaataataaaagccCAACTTCACTACTGCTACGGGATGTCGCAAGAGGCACTGCCGGTACTACCACAAATATTAGTTCTGCCAACAGCTATATCGAGAATCGTGATACCATGAAATCGCCACAACATGTTGATAGGTTAGTTTCTGTGTTAAATGCTGCATTACCGAAcgtaaataaattaaaggCGACCAAATATGACAGACATTACAATATGTTAATTaatcaattgaaaaaaatagtagATGAGTCTATAAACACTAATGCTAATAACAACACTACCATCCTTAACGGTACTACAGAACACTTGTCACCATCTATGAAGAGTGTATTATTGAATAAAGATAGTACCAGTGAGGAGTTATACACCCATTTTGTGTCTTATTGCTTATTAAATAGAGAGGAAAACATGAGTCTGCTTACcattagaaaatttttgtCGCACGccaatttttctaaatttaatCAATGTTTAAGTGAATTAGATATGTTGTTTAGTATTTCTGGTACCAATCCTGCCTTCCGACCCATTAAAGTAGAAACCAAATTGTATTTGAGTTACAAATTGAGCAAAAGTAAAAATTCCGGTACTACCGCCGTTTGTCCGTTGTTTGATGCATCTTTATTTGAACATTACAATCAACTAAGCAAATTCAGTAAAAATCTACTGTGGATTTTGTGTTATAAACAGGAGGGTTTGGACATTTTAATCAACAATTATTTAGTAACAAGATTGAAAACCATTAGTTTAAACAATGATGGCATTGTCAACAATAAGGCACAGATTGAATTATTGGTTGgtattttccaaatatttcCTACAAAGTCAAgcataatatataataaaatcatgGGAAATACATATttgcaaaatatatatcaaaatGAATTAAATGATCAGCAAATCatgtttataaatattctaAATGCGCTAAATAAGAGTGGTAGTTCAAATATTATGGTTAAACAATCAAACCTATGgaaaattgttaaattgAGCTATAAGCATAAATTAGCATCGCTTTATGAACCCTCTTATGTGGTCAggtataaatttttaagcAGTTTAGAAAAGTTACTATCAGATATGGatatcaacaataataatgaaaacgATACCAAAGTTTTAAGAGAGATCTTAGATTCCATTCGtgcaaaagaaaaagatgtAAAATCCCAAatggttttaaattttatataa